From the genome of Ziziphus jujuba cultivar Dongzao chromosome 4, ASM3175591v1:
AGGGCTCTTGCTTCAACTTCCAAAACGATACAAAGTTTTTAAGCAATAGCATCAACAACAATGTGacagaaaagagagagaagacaGAGCTACAAGCAGAGATCTTTATAGAGTTGCAAAAGTGCAAACAAGATAGATATATTAGTAAGAGAAAATGTTACAAGGAACATAACCAACCCACCACATTATAAAGTGCAACTTTGACTCATATCACCGTAGTCAAATAGCactttatataattgaacattaaaaatgcaaatataatttgattttcttttccccTATATCTTATCAATATCTTCATCCTCAAACTCAATGTAGTCATCACCAGCACCTTCTTCCTCATCTTCAAGACCTCCAGCGATGCCTTCATTGAGACGGGTACTCTCCGGTAGCTCACCATACGCCTTAAGAAGCCTAGCCTCATCAGGCATGTACTTGAGGATCACATCAGCCTTGTCGTCCTGGTAATCACGAAGACCGACGAGTATAATATCTCCAGCTGCAATCCAAACTTTCTTGTGCATTTTCCCTCGTATATGGCAAAGCCGCTTGGTTCCATCAATGCACATGGCTTCACAACGGCCATTACCCAACATTCTAAGCACCTGAGCATATTCCTGACCGTCTTCCTTGAAAACAAGCTCACGCTTCTCATCATCAGCTTCATTCTTTCCTCTCTTCCTGTTCTTTCCTCCTTTTCCCTTGTTCTTCGGCATGGTTACTGTTGATTCTTTCTATTGACaaattacaatgaaaataaattaaaaaacaaaaaagaggtcTTTGAATTCCAAAGATATCACCAACTTATCTAATTCATAACTTATATTGAGGAAAAACTCAAACTTAAAAACCCTATTGTGAAaatagcaaccaaaaaaaaaaataaaaataaaaataaacaaaataataaaaaataataaacaaaagttAGGTCAATGTtaattcaaaagataaaaaataaaaaaagttaggtCAATGTTAgttcaaaaaatttatcaactttATCACTGGAAAAAATAATATCGAGCTCATTCAATACCCCaaaccaacccaaaaaaaaaaaaaaaaatcaaacaatattAACTTTGATGCTTTTCAGTATTTTCAGCTTCGCTTCACAAAATTCAAACATATTATACTGTCTTAAcaagaacacacacacacacacacacacatatatatatatatatatagatggaaGAAAAAAAGCTATTAATTTCGCATAAATTAATAACCAATTTaccctaataaaaaatataagaacaatttaatcacaaaattagtGGTCGATCTAGCAATTTGAGACCAAGAATCCGAACGAAGCCAACCGTAGAATTTATGAACAATCAAAGAATGAAAAATCAAGAGGAAACGAATGAAAAGCCGAAGCATACCTTTGTGCTCGCGAAAAGGTCAAAGCTTGAAGAGAATCGAACAAAGCAACCTCCAAATTATCAAGTTCTGAAACGAAGCCCTAGGTCGTTTTGTACCACAAAACGTCGAGTCGGTTTCCAGCTGGAGCGGGCTGAACTTGGCCCAGCCCAACCCCCATATTGCATTCGAGCGATCAAGTTTCAAGCCCAACTAAACGACGTCGCATTCTAGTGGCCCATAACAGCAGTCAAATAGAAGacaaaaatatggaaaatttgTTGATCATCGACAGAGCTAAAGCCTATTGATAAATTTTAGTTCGGTTAAAATTTTCTATTCATAGAATGAATCATTATAATTCTATATATACactataaataacaataatttcaccatttcaatttgaaatattgtttatttgctgatttaattttatgaaaaacttatcattttcttgttattctttttccttccaaaatcttcttctttattcttattttttgttattcaaTATCTTCCTAGTTAATTTCCCAATTCTTTGTTCTAGTacttattgtaaaataataataataataataattaagtagacaattatacatatatatatatatatatatatatatatatgtgtgtgtgtttaggTTGGACACTTGAAGGTATTCAACCgatcattttcaatattttgaattaaattagcATTGCATTTGTAGTATGATCATCAATGATGCAGACTTGCAGAAgcagaaaaacaataataataaaaagaggcgcattgtaaaaataaaattatttaaagaaccGGAGCTTGTGCATAaactaaaatttgtaaatttaaaaaaaaaaaaagtcttactGAAATTTGTGTGTTGTTTTCCATCTCCAAGTGGGAGtggaatataaatatacatgttCATCAATAACAACAAACTTTTGATGGTGGAATGAATTAGAAAGATTTCCACTTACAAAATGTAATCATATGCTCaagacaaccaaaaaaaaaagaatcacacATCAGAACCCAAAATGTCTTTGGTCAGAGAAATCCGTACAGGGTATGACCGGTGTATTCTTGTTTTCAGCAGTGGGGCTTTTTCCACATGGAAGTTGCTGAGGCCGTCTTTGTTCGAGCTTGTCGTTGATTTCTCAATCACACTTGGCTCTTCAGCTTCAGCAATGAATTGGAGGCCCTGTGTATAGTTGTTGTTGCATTGCGGTATTAGTGAGTTGAAATGGTATGCTAATGCTAAGAAATGGGAAAGAGTGAGGCTCTACATACCTTGACTGTTTTCTCctcaaattttattgttgaatgtTTTGCTAAAGTTGCAGAGACATCCTACCAATGCAGAAATTGatcaaataaatgaatttattgAATGAATAAAGTGAACAATGAAAGAAAGATCACGAGTTGATGACATTATAAATACTTGTCTCCCGGAAAGTAGTGAACAAGGGATCAGATTCTAGAATAGCAAAAACCAGAAAGCATCAAACTATGCTGGTGATCTTGAATGGCATGTAGATAGAAATCTTGCAAAGCATATTTATTAACTGATACAGAACCATTTGCACATAGAAAAACCTCACCTTAAATGGTTTAGTGTCCAGCGTATCTTTAAAACCTTCAGCTACTTGGCATAGATACCAGAGACCAGAGTTTGTCATATCCTGTAAGATTTTTTtagacataataaataaatcacataaCACACTTAAAACTGCTAAAGAATGGAGAAGGTACTCATTTGAGTGCATAATGAGAAATTGACCTGTTTGCTCTCAAGAAGCTCAAGTTTTCCTTCCTGGTCAATGatttaaataatacaaataagtATCATTACCACTTATTTAGAGTTTGGCATGCcagaataaaatgtaatatatatatatatatatatttatattttgaaagtcCAGCAACTCACCAACCCTGATACCATTTGATGGATTATTTCCacatcaaaatcaatttgagAAAGGCTCGACTTTACTTCATTTACCTGCATGCAGAAGAAGTTGCCAAGACACATAAGGATAATTCATAATTCAATAGGAAATGGCAAACTGAGATGTGCCCTTGTCTCTCGTATTAtctctcttttctttgtttatcaATTACCCAACCAATAATCAAATGGGACTGCATATGCTAATGAAGGAGATGCATTCAAGGAATTCAACATTCATGGTAGCATTAGAAAGACATCCACTTTGCTATTAATAAATGAAGCACTTGCTAGACTGGAAGGTATTTTTTCTCTATGAGTTGTTCAGTCGAGCAAAGGGAAGGATTAAAGAGAATGAATTTGTTACATATAAAGTAATATATCTAGcagaaaaacatataattattCCATACATCATTTGCTATTTGCTGAGATATTTCCTTCTGCTCCTCTACCTTCCAATCCAAGGTTTCCAGCCTCTTTGTCAGATGCTTCTTTGTTGACTGCATAGAATGATGATAGTAAGAAAGGTATTCCAACACATATTACAAACGGTTTAAGGCGAGGATTGCCATCTGGAAAACGGTTTAAGGCGAGGATTGCCCTCTGGAAAAGGCCAACTAGTACTTACAGCTAAAGCTTCATGAACAT
Proteins encoded in this window:
- the LOC107417392 gene encoding eukaryotic translation initiation factor 1A, whose translation is MPKNKGKGGKNRKRGKNEADDEKRELVFKEDGQEYAQVLRMLGNGRCEAMCIDGTKRLCHIRGKMHKKVWIAAGDIILVGLRDYQDDKADVILKYMPDEARLLKAYGELPESTRLNEGIAGGLEDEEEGAGDDYIEFEDEDIDKI
- the LOC107417398 gene encoding uncharacterized protein LOC107417398, which produces MALQAGVTSSKVLILVGAGLTGSIVLRSGRLSDLILQLQELLTGVNDAEISNNKFDSTLIAAQIRQLAQEIRELSLSGPVTVFNGKSTSSGSYASYIVPAAALGAVGYCYMWWKGWSFSDVMFVTKHNMANAVATVSKQLEHVHEALASTKKHLTKRLETLDWKVEEQKEISQQIANDVNEVKSSLSQIDFDVEIIHQMVSGLEGKLELLESKQDMTNSGLWYLCQVAEGFKDTLDTKPFKDVSATLAKHSTIKFEEKTVKGLQFIAEAEEPSVIEKSTTSSNKDGLSNFHVEKAPLLKTRIHRSYPVRISLTKDILGSDV